In Pseudochaenichthys georgianus chromosome 6, fPseGeo1.2, whole genome shotgun sequence, a single window of DNA contains:
- the aagab gene encoding alpha- and gamma-adaptin-binding protein p34 isoform X2: MSDSEEETEITIPCVLITSCDSGFKEVELIKQIITPDTLPEPIKQEESVAWYPWIINNKYYTADVRLCVVPSPFQMSSEIAQSMQAFIAYFDSTVKDGLEKLHTWISVVEDLAPEVLILVCDRVCETGVTRHEAQQWCLAHAFELVELNPQELPDEDDDFPESTGVKRIVQALNANVWSSVEMKDGHNQGFGLMSSLVAARHNNPRSCQEPQSSSLPVEGSVVSEEPNQTESTSNTETQVETVVDAMTDLDIQELANLTAGDVDMDNFERLFSKLKEMKELADKASSLPHEQRKVHAEKVAKAFWTAIGGDDDEIDGLSSGEES; encoded by the exons ATGTCAGATTCAGAAGAAGAAACAGAGATTACTATTCCATGTGTGCTCATCACAAGCTGTGACAGTGGCTTTAAAGAAGTGGAGCTGATAAAAC AGATCATTACTCCGGATACTTTGCCAGAGCCGATCAAGCAAGAAGAATCAGTAGCCTGGTATCCATGGATCATCAACAACAAATATTATACAGCGGATGTCAGGCTATGTGTTGTGCCAAGCCCCTTTCAAATGTCATCGGAGATTGCACAGTCCATGCAGGCTTTCATCGCTTATTTCGACAGTACAGTG AAGGATGGTCTAGAAAAACTACATACTTGGATATCAGTGGTGGAAGATCTTGCTCCAGAGGTGCTCATCCTGGTGTGTGACAGAGTCTGTGAAACAG GGGTCACCAGACATGAAGCGCAGCAGTGGTGTTTGGCTCATGCCTTTGAGCTGGTGGAGCTCAATCCACAGGAGCTGCCAGATGAGGATG ATGACTTTCCAGAATCCACTGGAGTAAAGAGAATTGTTCAGGCTCTCAATGCCAATGTGTGGTCCAGTGTGGAGATGAAGGATG GGCACAACCAGGGCTTTGGTCTGATGAGTAGTTTGGTGGCTGCCAGACACAACAACCCACGCAGCTGTCAAGAACCACAG TCTTCCAGCTTGCCAGTAGAGGGCTCAGTTGTTAGTGAAGAACCCAACCAGACAGAAAGTACTTCCAACACAGAAACGCAGGTGGAAACAGTAGTTG ATGCAATGACTGATTTGGACATCCAGGAACTTGCCAATCTAACAGCTGGAGATGTAGATATGGATAACTTTGAACGTCTCTTTTCCAAATTAAAAGAGATGAAAG AACTTGCAGACAAAGCTTCCTCATTACCCCATGAGCAGAGGAAGGTGCATGCAGAGAAG GTAGCAAAAGCGTTTTGGACAGCCAtcggtggtgatgatgatgagatAGACGGGTTATCATCGGGAGAGGAAAGCTAA
- the aagab gene encoding alpha- and gamma-adaptin-binding protein p34 isoform X3, with the protein MSDSEEETEITIPCVLITSCDSGFKEVELIKQIITPDTLPEPIKQEESVAWYPWIINNKYYTADVRLCVVPSPFQMSSEIAQSMQAFIAYFDSTVKDGLEKLHTWISVVEDLAPEVLILVCDRVCETGVTRHEAQQWCLAHAFELVELNPQELPDEDDDFPESTGVKRIVQALNANVWSSVEMKDGHNQGFGLMSSLVAARHNNPRSCQEPQQSSSLPVEGSVVSEEPNQTESTSNTETQVETVVDAMTDLDIQELANLTAGDVDMDNFERLFSKLKEMKDKASSLPHEQRKVHAEKVAKAFWTAIGGDDDEIDGLSSGEES; encoded by the exons ATGTCAGATTCAGAAGAAGAAACAGAGATTACTATTCCATGTGTGCTCATCACAAGCTGTGACAGTGGCTTTAAAGAAGTGGAGCTGATAAAAC AGATCATTACTCCGGATACTTTGCCAGAGCCGATCAAGCAAGAAGAATCAGTAGCCTGGTATCCATGGATCATCAACAACAAATATTATACAGCGGATGTCAGGCTATGTGTTGTGCCAAGCCCCTTTCAAATGTCATCGGAGATTGCACAGTCCATGCAGGCTTTCATCGCTTATTTCGACAGTACAGTG AAGGATGGTCTAGAAAAACTACATACTTGGATATCAGTGGTGGAAGATCTTGCTCCAGAGGTGCTCATCCTGGTGTGTGACAGAGTCTGTGAAACAG GGGTCACCAGACATGAAGCGCAGCAGTGGTGTTTGGCTCATGCCTTTGAGCTGGTGGAGCTCAATCCACAGGAGCTGCCAGATGAGGATG ATGACTTTCCAGAATCCACTGGAGTAAAGAGAATTGTTCAGGCTCTCAATGCCAATGTGTGGTCCAGTGTGGAGATGAAGGATG GGCACAACCAGGGCTTTGGTCTGATGAGTAGTTTGGTGGCTGCCAGACACAACAACCCACGCAGCTGTCAAGAACCACAG CAGTCTTCCAGCTTGCCAGTAGAGGGCTCAGTTGTTAGTGAAGAACCCAACCAGACAGAAAGTACTTCCAACACAGAAACGCAGGTGGAAACAGTAGTTG ATGCAATGACTGATTTGGACATCCAGGAACTTGCCAATCTAACAGCTGGAGATGTAGATATGGATAACTTTGAACGTCTCTTTTCCAAATTAAAAGAGATGAAAG ACAAAGCTTCCTCATTACCCCATGAGCAGAGGAAGGTGCATGCAGAGAAG GTAGCAAAAGCGTTTTGGACAGCCAtcggtggtgatgatgatgagatAGACGGGTTATCATCGGGAGAGGAAAGCTAA
- the aagab gene encoding alpha- and gamma-adaptin-binding protein p34 isoform X4 produces MSDSEEETEITIPCVLITSCDSGFKEVELIKQIITPDTLPEPIKQEESVAWYPWIINNKYYTADVRLCVVPSPFQMSSEIAQSMQAFIAYFDSTVKDGLEKLHTWISVVEDLAPEVLILVCDRVCETGVTRHEAQQWCLAHAFELVELNPQELPDEDDDFPESTGVKRIVQALNANVWSSVEMKDGHNQGFGLMSSLVAARHNNPRSCQEPQSSSLPVEGSVVSEEPNQTESTSNTETQVETVVDAMTDLDIQELANLTAGDVDMDNFERLFSKLKEMKDKASSLPHEQRKVHAEKVAKAFWTAIGGDDDEIDGLSSGEES; encoded by the exons ATGTCAGATTCAGAAGAAGAAACAGAGATTACTATTCCATGTGTGCTCATCACAAGCTGTGACAGTGGCTTTAAAGAAGTGGAGCTGATAAAAC AGATCATTACTCCGGATACTTTGCCAGAGCCGATCAAGCAAGAAGAATCAGTAGCCTGGTATCCATGGATCATCAACAACAAATATTATACAGCGGATGTCAGGCTATGTGTTGTGCCAAGCCCCTTTCAAATGTCATCGGAGATTGCACAGTCCATGCAGGCTTTCATCGCTTATTTCGACAGTACAGTG AAGGATGGTCTAGAAAAACTACATACTTGGATATCAGTGGTGGAAGATCTTGCTCCAGAGGTGCTCATCCTGGTGTGTGACAGAGTCTGTGAAACAG GGGTCACCAGACATGAAGCGCAGCAGTGGTGTTTGGCTCATGCCTTTGAGCTGGTGGAGCTCAATCCACAGGAGCTGCCAGATGAGGATG ATGACTTTCCAGAATCCACTGGAGTAAAGAGAATTGTTCAGGCTCTCAATGCCAATGTGTGGTCCAGTGTGGAGATGAAGGATG GGCACAACCAGGGCTTTGGTCTGATGAGTAGTTTGGTGGCTGCCAGACACAACAACCCACGCAGCTGTCAAGAACCACAG TCTTCCAGCTTGCCAGTAGAGGGCTCAGTTGTTAGTGAAGAACCCAACCAGACAGAAAGTACTTCCAACACAGAAACGCAGGTGGAAACAGTAGTTG ATGCAATGACTGATTTGGACATCCAGGAACTTGCCAATCTAACAGCTGGAGATGTAGATATGGATAACTTTGAACGTCTCTTTTCCAAATTAAAAGAGATGAAAG ACAAAGCTTCCTCATTACCCCATGAGCAGAGGAAGGTGCATGCAGAGAAG GTAGCAAAAGCGTTTTGGACAGCCAtcggtggtgatgatgatgagatAGACGGGTTATCATCGGGAGAGGAAAGCTAA
- the aagab gene encoding alpha- and gamma-adaptin-binding protein p34 isoform X1, with the protein MSDSEEETEITIPCVLITSCDSGFKEVELIKQIITPDTLPEPIKQEESVAWYPWIINNKYYTADVRLCVVPSPFQMSSEIAQSMQAFIAYFDSTVKDGLEKLHTWISVVEDLAPEVLILVCDRVCETGVTRHEAQQWCLAHAFELVELNPQELPDEDDDFPESTGVKRIVQALNANVWSSVEMKDGHNQGFGLMSSLVAARHNNPRSCQEPQQSSSLPVEGSVVSEEPNQTESTSNTETQVETVVDAMTDLDIQELANLTAGDVDMDNFERLFSKLKEMKELADKASSLPHEQRKVHAEKVAKAFWTAIGGDDDEIDGLSSGEES; encoded by the exons ATGTCAGATTCAGAAGAAGAAACAGAGATTACTATTCCATGTGTGCTCATCACAAGCTGTGACAGTGGCTTTAAAGAAGTGGAGCTGATAAAAC AGATCATTACTCCGGATACTTTGCCAGAGCCGATCAAGCAAGAAGAATCAGTAGCCTGGTATCCATGGATCATCAACAACAAATATTATACAGCGGATGTCAGGCTATGTGTTGTGCCAAGCCCCTTTCAAATGTCATCGGAGATTGCACAGTCCATGCAGGCTTTCATCGCTTATTTCGACAGTACAGTG AAGGATGGTCTAGAAAAACTACATACTTGGATATCAGTGGTGGAAGATCTTGCTCCAGAGGTGCTCATCCTGGTGTGTGACAGAGTCTGTGAAACAG GGGTCACCAGACATGAAGCGCAGCAGTGGTGTTTGGCTCATGCCTTTGAGCTGGTGGAGCTCAATCCACAGGAGCTGCCAGATGAGGATG ATGACTTTCCAGAATCCACTGGAGTAAAGAGAATTGTTCAGGCTCTCAATGCCAATGTGTGGTCCAGTGTGGAGATGAAGGATG GGCACAACCAGGGCTTTGGTCTGATGAGTAGTTTGGTGGCTGCCAGACACAACAACCCACGCAGCTGTCAAGAACCACAG CAGTCTTCCAGCTTGCCAGTAGAGGGCTCAGTTGTTAGTGAAGAACCCAACCAGACAGAAAGTACTTCCAACACAGAAACGCAGGTGGAAACAGTAGTTG ATGCAATGACTGATTTGGACATCCAGGAACTTGCCAATCTAACAGCTGGAGATGTAGATATGGATAACTTTGAACGTCTCTTTTCCAAATTAAAAGAGATGAAAG AACTTGCAGACAAAGCTTCCTCATTACCCCATGAGCAGAGGAAGGTGCATGCAGAGAAG GTAGCAAAAGCGTTTTGGACAGCCAtcggtggtgatgatgatgagatAGACGGGTTATCATCGGGAGAGGAAAGCTAA
- the smad3b gene encoding mothers against decapentaplegic homolog 3b produces the protein MSILPFTPPIVKRLLGWKKGEQNGQEEKWCEKAVKSLVKKLKKTGQLDELEKAITTQNVNTKCITIPRSLDGRLQVSHRKGLPHVIYCRLWRWPDLQSHHELRAVDHCEYAFHTKKDEVCVNPYHYQRVETPILPPVLVPRHTDIPAEFPPLDDYSPSIPENTNFPAGIEPQSNYIPETPPPGYLSEDGETNDHQLNHSMDTGSPSLSPNPVSPTTTNLDLQPVTYCESAFWCSISYYELNQRVGETFHASQPSLTVDGFTDPSNSERFCLGLLSNVNRNSAVELTRRHIGRGVRLYYIGGEVFAECLSDSSIFVQSPNCNQRYGWHPATVCKIPPGCNLKIFNNQEFAALLAQSVNQGFEAVYQLTRMCTIRMSFVKGWGAEYRRQTVTSTPCWIELHLNGPLQWLDKVLTQMGSPSIHCSSVS, from the exons ATGTCTATATTGCCGTTCACACCTCCAATCGTGAAGAGGCTTCTTGGCTGGAAGAAGGGAGAGCAGAACGGGCAAGAGGAGAAATGGTGCGAAAAGGCTGTCAAAAGTCTTGTGAAGAAGTTGAAAAAGACAGGACAATTAGACGAGTTGGAAAAAGCCATCACAACACAGAATGTCAACACGAAATGCATAACCATACCCAG GTCTTTAGATGGGCGTCTCCAGGTGTCCCACAGAAAGGGTCTTCCTCATGTGATCTACTGTCGCCTGTGGCGCTGGCCAGACCTGCAGTCCCACCATGAGCTGAGGGCTGTGGACCACTGTGAATATGCCTTCCACACCAAGAAGGATGAGGTCTGCGTCAACCCTTACCATTACCAGAGGGTGGAGACACCAA TTTTGCCTCCTGTCTTAGTACCACGACACACAGATATCCCTGCAGAGTTTCCTCCGTTGGATGACTACAGCCCATCCATCCCGGAGAACACCAACTTTCCTGCTGGCATTGAGCCCCAGAGTAACTATATTCCTG AAACCCCCCCACCAGGGTATCTGAGTGAGGATGGTGAGACAAATGATCACCAGCTCAACCACAGCATGGACACAG GTTCACCCAGCCTGTCGCCAAATCCTGTGTCACCCACAACCACCAATCTTG ACTTACAACCTGTGACGTACTGCGAGTCTGCCTTCTGGTGCTCTATCTCCTACTATGAGCTGAACCAACGTGTTGGAGAGACCTTCCACGCGTCCCAGCCCTCCCTCACAGTGGACGGCTTCACAGACCCGTCCAACTCTGAACGCTTTTGCCTGGGTCTGCTGTCCAACGTCAACCGCAACTCAGCCGTAGAGCTCACACGCAGACACATAG GACGGGGCGTGCGGTTGTACTACATTGGTGGAGAGGTGTTTGCAGAGTGTCTCAGTGACAGCTCCATCTTTGTCCAGAGTCCCAACTGCAACCAGCGCTATGGCTGGCACCCTGCCACCGTCTGCAAAATACCCCCAG GCTGCAACCTGAAGATCTTCAACAACCAGGAGTTTGCTGCTCTGCTCGCTCAGTCAGTTAACCAGGGCTTCGAGGCCGTCTACCAACTCACCAGGATGTGCACCATCCGCATGAGTTTTGTCAAGGGTTGGGGAGCTGAGTACag GCGTCAGACAGTGACCAGCACCCCCTGCTGGATAGAGCTGCATCTCAATGGCCCGCTGCAGTGGCTGGACAAGGTCCTCACACAGATGGGATCTCCCAGCATCCACTGCTCCAGTGTGTCCTAG